A single region of the Ziziphus jujuba cultivar Dongzao chromosome 10, ASM3175591v1 genome encodes:
- the LOC107411413 gene encoding helicase protein MOM1 isoform X1: MANETRSSRKVKDDENSNSKGKQTTSKSASGSTSSDKSGLRRSAREMSSKKKMVSSPSSVRKSQRLEKLTPSPPSLRKSGRIEKKSTPRPLRRSDRDTKQSPKRSGKSLGSLFVKKKNGQKEESVKQSTDVNASQVKNGRMTARDFRALWRNSHDKVKMAGTCERTSVGSESGVRNSSKETLEDKGGMMELSHSRCKNSCRDESHGSEDGDSNDAVSKEISDENGRIIVDCFPLDKVRAPELMDFSSNKKTLDEKIGSESGKDSMPSRRKRNLVNVDSEVSAKNPSQYSIADASSSPSESTRGDLVETNGACFKRHRVDFDPARQELSSCNTILNRELHVASVMKGRGEHEATTTKGPAETCNNYTQRKESPIDIQIGGDQNTCLICKQGGKLLCCDGRGCERNYHVSCLDPPMDDVPFGVWYCPKCVMKKIESGVHSVSEGVESIWDAREVEVSDVDGLQKQKEFLVKYKGLAHIHNCWVPESKLLLDAPSLVAKFNRKNQVITWKQEWTIPQRLLQKRLLMSPKQRDQYLRDRAGDKHAGDKCDCQYEWLVKWRGLGYEHATWELENSSLFSSLDGQGLIRDYENRRKENKVVSFVEDKVPLDEIILESEKGLSIKLSHLPIESSSGLSTNHLDCINKLRELWHNSQNAVVIDEQERIKKVVAFILSLQSNVCRPFLIISAPAALNSWDDEFRRIAPSINAVVYKGHKDFRKTIRTLEFYEEGGCIILQALITTAEAIIEDLDVLKCIEWEAIVIDEFQRPKICLHSAQIKILSARMRLILSCQLKENSADCYFNMLALLDSHDVSDNSIPLLPSSSNSIGKLKERLSKYIIYGCKSEASRFKEYWVPVQLSNVQLEKYCDALISNCTLLRSFQKNDLVGSLHDILSSIRKCCDHPYLYDQSVQAFLNKGLKEVEYLDVGVKASAKLQLLDMMLLEIKKRGLRVLILFQPITGGTVSGTGSGRTSIGDILDDFLRQRFGTDCYERVEWGILPAKRQAALNKFNDKEHGRFVFLLETRACVPSIKLSSVDNVIIYGSDWNPVNDVKALQKITLDSQFDQIKIFRLYSSCTVEEKVLILSKQEKILDSLSRNTCHMLLMWGAAHQFETLDKFHRGNDPPSIADISFNESHLKDVFRDFLSILPLNSKESGSGNPSIIVNVQQVGGAYSTDFSLPGMRQSQLLEEGQPHIFWTKLLEGKHPQWKYSSGSSQRNRKRVQNFDEISKEQEAEIVDDAKKRRKVVSSSVELFCQKLGSDGKLIAGDKEGASETSADNLPYSLLKSSCVNKTIPSIYASSSPQLGPNFLGMPKATTSDYGERRRLLDEQKTLHLHLKPEISKLCEILQLNDLVKGMVEKFLEYVMHNHLVYREPATTLQAFQISLCWTAASLANQKIDHKSSVLLARQHLNFSCKKEEADCVYSLLRCLKKMFLYRIGNLKDAEVKECTDKQVHWLSRLVEKDVSKSIKEIQKKCQKQLTKLLQRQQEAKNELLRDYEVERAKLQNQQQTEAAVIRSCTQNNPSLRTDKLKMLDSSYMKTYEQHKQVMDTNLKELEALHLTRRDKMQQKEAKWVEEVMSWARRECLGKPPSNGPGHQLEYSRTNERIVLGDPASVCLSDEQSPEDVERSISGFRAGLPGAPENVTNEDVAFNHPVKTWTPHVGPINENDKLNTMASEQATITGLLGKSKTVNSSDDQERVASMNSCAKEQVPDDNVPPEVCEIHSSSDGSGIVATQSSCEEPIHDVAALTMPDGEVIQNVGGNFSSSADPGEIHPSTLPSSKEQNPNASLSRPGGDVLLGLPETGHLSDGVDNDVSANSSASEEVCTGLTVNEPVIEVHFRVPESVRSCCGLEYPVPVNPRSSEEQILDTASVSIPDKEIQQGVPMTLSSNDVVNVVSLNPVSSKEQIPDGAMLSNAEVSLSVPETVHDEVEVDMASANAAGVGQLEGAVNAVDEDTLLQEPSMLHQDEHTRSSTSCGKQVGDASARDKQISSQEAGHSVSQPVENEPSHQSDPDAPASDTAVQIQPLPSSSPPSGLNLLNEPSVGETRYQPNHGGHTSNHVAQASMQPVEDPVELPNLGVSQSLTGFPLHPPVDVPTGGVGTHFSDTRTTSAVPLLFSPPDPLQNEVDRLCKETADVDKNHDDMMQHLKSECEKEMDKIRQKYEIKFKEVEAEYVLKTEQLKSNRNKVLMNKFLAEALRWKCGPLGAPGTSGVKQAMNSNFAQQRVRSSMLQNAQRLSTPVGASLSSSSAANLQASVPAPNAQTIPSALAVSASPLAPLQSVSNSSTIIPTTIARPPVIGSFSSPGGNLQSVPEIRTPAPHLQPFRPSTYAAAISHPPHLRGMASQQAGRNPPSTSHALPHVSPRLPSSTYQFGPYNRPPRPNYLSALELLVEVEGGCNATPPNSSSLQPSLVQSNPSESGTNRTQVNQVSTGGSADIVCLSDDE; this comes from the exons ATGGCAAATGAGACTCGAAGTAGTCGTAAAGTCAAGGATGATGAAAATAGCAATTCTAAAGGGAAGCAAACCACTAGCAAAAGTGCCTCGGGCTCCACAAGTTCTGATAAATCAGGGTTAAGAAGGTCTGCTAGGGAAATGTCATCAAAGAAAAAGATGGTTTCAAGCCCGTCGAGTGTTAGGAAATCTCAGCGGCTTGAGAAGTTAACCCCAAGTCCTCCAAGCTTGAGAAAATCTGGAAGAATTGAGAAAAAATCGACGCCAAGGCCGCTGAGGAGGTCAGATAGGGATACAAAACAGTCCCCTAAAAGATCGGGTAAAAGCTTGGGCTCATTGTttgtaaagaagaaaaatggacAGAAGGAGGAGAGTGTGAAACAATCAACAGATGTGAATGCTTCTCAGGTGAAAAACGGGAGGATGACTGCTCGTGATTTTAGGGCATTGTGGAGGAATTCACACGACAAAGTTAAAATGGCTG GAACTTGTGAAAGAACTTCTGTGGGCTCTGAGTCTGGTGTTAGAAATTCTTCGAAAGAAACATTAGAAGATAAAGGTGGTATGATGGAATTGTCCCACTCAAGGTGTAAGAATAGCTGCAGGGATGAATCTCATGGATCTGAAGATGGTGATAGCAATGATGCAGTGAGCAAAGAGATCAGTGATGAAAATGGAAGGATAATAGTTGATTGCTTTCCACTAGATAAGGTGAGAGCACCAGAACTGATGGATTTTTCATCCAATAAAAAGACACTAGACGAAAAGATTGGCTCTGAAAGTGGTAAGGATTCAATGCCTTCGAGGAGAAAAAGGAATCTGGTGAATGTTGATTCCGAGGTGTCGGCAAAGAATCCAAGTCAATACTCAATTGCTGATGCTAGCTCTTCACCATCTGAATCCACAAGGGGTGACCTTGTTGAGACAAATGGTGCATGTTTTAAGAGGCACAG GGTAGACTTTGATCCAGCTAGGCAGGAGTTATCCTCTTGCAACACAATCTTAAATCGAGAATTGCATGTTGCATCTGTCATGAAG GGTAGAGGGGAACATGAAGCTACTACTACCAAGGGACCTGCTGAAACGTGCAATAACTATACGCAAAGAAAGGAGTCTCCTATTGATATTCAAATAGGTGGTGATCAAAACACTTGTCTCATCTGCAAGCAGGGTGGAAAGCTCTT ATGCTGTGATGGAAGAGGGTGCGAACGAAACTATCATGTTTCTTGTCTAGATCCTCCTATGGATGATGTTCCTTTCGGAGTGTGGTACTGTCCCAAATGTGTTATGAAGAAGATAGAATCTGGTGTACATTCAGTGTCAGAGGGAGTAGAGTCAATTTGGGATGCTAGAGAAGTGGAAGTATCAGATGTTGATG GATTGCAAAAGCAAAAGGAGTTTTTGGTTAAATACAAAGGTCTTGCACATATTCACAATTGTTGGGTGCCAGAAAGTAAGCTGCTTCTTGATGCTCCATCACTTGTTGCAAAATTCAACCGAAAAAACCAG gtCATAACTTGGAAACAAGAATGGACAATTCCACAACGTTTGCTACAAAAAAGATTGTTGATGTCCCCAAAGCAGCGTGACCAGTATCTTAGAGACCGTGCTGGTGATAAACATGCTGGTGATAAGTGTGATTGCCAATATGAATGGCTTGTCAAATGGCGTGGTCTTGGTTATGAACATGCTACATGGGAGTTGGAGAATTCTTCATTATTTAGTTCACTTGATGGTCAGGGCCTTATTCGAGATTATGAAAATCGACGCAAGGAGAATAAAGTCGTTTCTTTTGTTGAAGATAAGGTACCCCTGGATGAGATA ATACTAGAGAGTGAAAAAGGTCTATCTATTAAGTTGTCACACCTTCCAATTGAAAGTTCATCTGGATTAAGTACTAATCATCTGGATTGCATTAACAAGTTACGCGAGCTTTGGCACAATAGTCAGAATGCTGTTGTTATTGATGAACAG GAACGGATAAAGAAGGTGGTTGCATTTATTCTGTCTTTGCAGTCTAATGTTTGTCGACCTTTTCTCATCATCTCAGCTCCTGCTGCACTTAATTCTTGGGATGATGAATTCCGTAGAATAGCACCTTCTATCAATGCTGTGGTCTATAAAGGACACAAAGATTTTCGGAAAACTATTAGGACACTGGAATTCTATGAGGAGGGTGGTTGTATTATACTTCAAGCACTTATAACAACGGCAGAAGCTATTATAGAG GATCTAGATGTGCTGAAGTGCATAGAATGGGAAGCAATTGTAATTGACGAGTTTCAACGTCCTAAAATCTGTTTGCACTCTGCTCAAATTAAGATTCTATCTGCTAGAATGAGGCTTATTCTGAGCTGTCAACTTAAG GAAAATTCTGCTGACTGCTATTTTAATATGCTAGCTCTGCTTGACTCTCATGATGTTTCCGATAATAGCATCCCCTTGCTACCCAGTTCCAGTAACAGCATTGGTAAACTAAAGGAGAGGTTgtccaaatatattatatatggatGCAAATCAGAAGCTTCAAGATTTAAAGAGTATTGGGTTCCTGTACAGCTATCCAATGTGCAGCTTGAGAAGTACTGTGATGCTCTGATTTCAAACTGCACATTACTTCGCTCCTTTCAGAAGAATGATCTTGTTGGATCCCTGCATGATATTCTTTCATCTATTCGAAAG TGCTGTGACCACCCATATCTTTACGATCAGTCAGTACAGGCATTTCTTAATAAAGGACTTAAAGAAGTTGAGTACTTGGATGTTGGAGTAAAAGCAAGTGCCAAGCTTCAACTTCTTGACATGATGCTTTTGGAGATAAAGAAGAGAGGTTTAAGAGTGCTCATCCTTTTTCAG CCCATTACTGGAGGGACTGTTTCTGGAACTGGTTCTGGAAGGACTTCTATAGGAGATATTTTAGATGACTTCCTGAGACAAAGGTTTGGTACAGATTGTTATGAACGTGTTGAGTGGGGAATTCTCCCTGCTAAGAGACAAGCTGCTTTGAACAAGTTCAATGACAAAGAGCATGGTAGATTTGTGTTTTTATTAGAAACCCGTGCTTGTGTTCCCAGCATCAAACTTTCATCAGTTGATAATGTCATCATATATGGTAGCGATTGGAACCCAGTAAATGATGTAAAAGCCCTACAAAAGATAACACTTGATTCCCAGTTTGACCAGATAAAAATATTTCGATTGTATTCATCTTGTACTGTGGAAGAAAAGGTTCTAATCCTTTCAAAGCAAGAGAAGATTCTTGATAGTTTAAGCCGGAATACTTGTCATATGCTGCTCATGTGGGGGGCAGCTCATCAATTTGAAACTTTGGATAAGTTCCATCGTGGAAATGATCCACCCTCCATTGCGGATATCTCATTTAATGAATCACATTTGAAAGATGTTTTCCGGGACTTTTTGTCAATACTTCCTTTAAACAGCAAAGAGAGTGGCTCAGGGAATCCCTCGATCATTGTGAATGTTCAACAAGTTGGAGGAGCTTACAGTACAGATTTTTCATTGCCTGGTATGCGACAAAGCCAATTATTGGAAGAAGGGCAGCCCCatatattttggacaaaattgttGGAGGGAAAACATCCTCAGTGGAAATATTCTTCTGGTTCATCTCAGAGGAATCGGAAAAGGGTACAAAATTTTGATGAGATATCAAAAGAACAGGAAGCTGAGATTGTTGATGATGCTAAGAAGCGCAGGAAGGTTGTCAGTAGTAGTGTAGAGCTGTTCTGCCAGAAACTTGGATCAGATGGAAAATTAATTGCTGGAGACAAGGAAG GAGCTTCTGAAACATCAGCAGATAATCTACCATATTCTTTGCTCAAGTCATCATGTGTGAATAAAACAATCCCTTCAATCTATGCTTCTAGTTCACCTCAGTTGGGGCCTAATTTCTTAGGAATGCCTAAGGCTACAACTTCTGATTatggagaaagaagaagattgCTTGATGAACAAAAGACTCTTCATCTTCATTTGAAGCCAGAGATATCAAAACTATGTGAAATCCTACAACTCAAT GATCTTGTTAAGGGTATGGTTGAAAAGTTTCTTGAGTATGTAATGCATAACCATCTAGTCTATAGAGAACCAGCAACAACATTGCAGGCTTTTCAGATATCTCTG TGTTGGACTGCAGCATCTTTGGCGAATCAAAAAATTGATCACAAGAGTTCAGTTTTGCTAGCaagacaacatctcaattttaGCTGCAAGAAAGAAGAGGCAGATTGTGTTTATTCATTGTTGAGATGtcttaaaaaaatgtttctaTATCGTATCGGGAACCTAAAAGATGCAGAGGTTAAAGAATGCACTGACAAACAGGTTCATTGGCTATCAAGATTGGTAGAGAAAGACGTCTCAAAAAGTATTAAAGAAATTCAGAAGAAGTGCCAAAAGCAGTTGACAAAACTCCTTCAAAGGCAACAGGAAGCGAAAAATGAGCTTTTGCGAGACTACGAGGTAGAAAGGGCAAAGCTACAGAATCAGCAGCAGACAGAAGCAGCTGTCATTCGTTCATGCACACAGAATAATCCTTCATTGAGAACAGATAAACTAAAAATGTTGGACAGTTCATATATGAAAACATATGAACAGCACAAACAAGTGATGGACACGAATCTTAAGGAACTTGAGGCACTGCATTTGACTAGAAGAGATAAGATGCAGCAGAAGGAGGCTAAGTGGGTGGAAGAGGTGATGTCCTGGGCTCGTAGAGAATGTTTAGGCAAGCCACCTTCAAATGGACCTGGCCATCAGTTGGAATATTCAAGGACTAATGAGCGAATTGTTCTTGGTGATCCTGCTTCGGTTTGTCTTTCAGATGAGCAGAGTCCTGAGGATGTTGAGCGTAGCATATCAGGGTTTAGGGCTGGACTACCTGGAGCTCCAGAAAATGTTACCAATGAAGATGTGGCATTTAACCATCCTGTCAAAACATGGACTCCTCATGTTGGCCCCATCAATGagaatgataaattaaataccatGGCTTCTGAGCAAGCGACAATTACTGGTCTTTTGGGGAAAAGCAAAACTGTTAATTCAAGTGATGATCAAGAGCGGGTAGCATCTATGAATTCTTGTGCCAAAGAACAGGTTCCAGATGATAATGTTCCACCAGAAGTGTGTGAAATTCACAGCTCAAGTGATGGTTCAGGGATAGTTGCCACTCAGTCTTCATGTGAAGAACCTATTCATGATGTAGCCGCCTTAACCATGCCTGATGGAGAGGTTATACAGAATGTTGGTGGGAATTTCAGTTCAAGTGCTGATCCAGGGGAAATCCACCCATCAACTCTTCCTTCTTCCAAAGAACAGAATCCCAATGCTTCTTTAAGCAGGCCTGGTGGAGATGTTCTTTTGGGATTGCCTGAGACTGGCCATTTGAGTGATGGTGTGGATAATGATGTTTCTGCGAATTCATCTGCATCTGAAGAAGTCTGTACTGGATTGACCGTAAATGAGCCAGTTATAGAGGTCCATTTTAGAGTGCCTGAATCTGTCCGTTCTTGTTGTGGCTTAGAATATCCTGTCCCAGTAAATCCACGCTCATCTGAAGAACAAATTTTGGATACAGCCTCAGTAAGCATTCCTGATAAAGAGATCCAGCAGGGAGTGCCTATGACTCTAAGTTCAAATGATGTTGTAAATGTTGTCTCTTTGAATCCAGTGTCATCTAAAGAACAAATTCCAGACGGAGCCATGTTGTCTAATGCTGAAGTTTCATTGTCAGTGCCTGAAACTGTTCACGATGAAGTGGAGGTTGATATGGCATCAGCTAATGCTGCTGGTGTCGGTCAGCTTGAAGGAGCAGTTAATGCTGTTGACGAAGATACTCTTCTCCAGGAGCCATCTATG CTGCACCAAGATGAACATACTCGATCATCTACATCTTGTGGAAAGCAAGTTGGAGATGCTTCAGCACGTGATAAGCAGATTTCTTCTCAAGAAGCTGGGCATTCAGTGTCCCAACCTGTTGAGAATGAACCATCCCATCAATCTGACCCTGATGCACCAGCCTCTGACACTGCTGTGCAAATTCAGCCATTGCCATCTTCAAGTCCACCTTCTGGCCTTAATCTGCTTAATGAACCTTCAGTTGGTGAAACTCGATATCAGCCAAACCATGGAGGCCATACCTCCAATCATGTTGCTCAGGCTTCAATGCAACCTGTCGAGGACCCTGTGGAGCTTCCAAATCTGGGTGTTTCACAGTCTCTAACAGGTTTTCCATTACATCCTCCTGTAGATGTGCCTACTGGTGGAGTGGGAACGCATTTTTCAGACACAAGGACTACATCAGCGGTGCCTCTGCTCTTTTCTCCACCTGACCCACTTCAAAATGAAGTGGATAGACTGTGTAAAGAAACTGCTGATGTCGATAAGAATCATGATGATATG ATGCAGCATTTGAAATCTGAATGTGAGAAAGAGATGGATAAAATTCGTCAGAAGTACGAAATTAAATTTAAGGAGGTTGAGGCTGAATATGTGCTTAAGACAGAGCAACTGAAATCAAATCGTAACAAGGTATTGATGAATAAATTTTTGGCTGAGGCTTTACGGTGGAAGTGTGGGCCTCTTGGGGCACCAGGTACATCTGGAGTCAAGCAAG CTATGAATTCCAATTTTGCGCAACAGAGGGTTCGGTCATCAATGCTGCAAAATGCTCAAAGACTTTCCACACCAGTCGGTGCATCTTTGTCCAGCTCTAGTGCTGCCAATCTGCAGGCCTCAGTGCCTGCACCCAATGCTCAGACTATCCCATCTGCACTTGCAGTCAGCGCAAGTCCCCTAGCTCCTTTGCAGTCTGTTTCTAATTCGTCTACCATCATTCCAACCACTATAGCAAGACCACCAGTCATCGGTTCATTCTCCTCTCCTGGAGGAAATCTCCAAAGTGTGCCTGAGATTCGGACCCCAGCTCCTCATCTCCAACCCTTCCGACCTTCAACTTATGCAGCTGCAATCAGTCACCCACCTCACCTGCGTGGCATGGCAAGTCAACAAGCAGGTCGAAACCCCCCTTCAACTTCACATGCACTTCCCCATGTATCACCTCGACTACCATCCTCTACATACCAATTTGGTCCTTATAATAGGCCTCCTCGTCCTAACTATTTATCTGCCTTGGAGTTACTCGTAGAAGTTGAGGGTGGTTGTAATGCAACTCCGCCAAATAGTTCTTCCTTGCAACCAAGTTTGGTTCAGTCTAACCCTTCTGAATCGGGCACAAATAGGACGCAGGTTAACCAAGTCTCCACTGGTGGATCTGCTGATATTGTTTGTTTGTCGGATGATGAATAA